The Anomaloglossus baeobatrachus isolate aAnoBae1 chromosome 5, aAnoBae1.hap1, whole genome shotgun sequence genome includes the window atatatatatatatataatatatatatatatatatatatatatatatatatatatatatatatatatataacacatactTTAAACAAAGAAtatgcacatttattataataaacaagtgaaaaatattcaaatccagtgatccaaaggtgtgtaaaaaagtcactttgtcctgcaaagaatatggccccccaaattatttttttcctctgtgctgcccatacacccagccgagtttgagacccctgatctacacATTACATCTCATATGTTtgccttattatctccagtaattgtattattacacaggattctttatgatgttacatcgtcattctctccccattcaggtccctacaatatcagaTCTTCTCGCTGGATATCTTCTATGTGAGAGACTTTTTTTGATTGACCCTTCAAGGATGGATAAGGACAGAGACAAGATGTTGgagggggtattacacctcaccctagagatcctcttccggcttactggagaggtgagagattctgatgacgtcacattacatcattcttatctatgggaataacagatggacagaactggagaggtgaggactttggaaatgtctgtagtgagatctattactgtgtctctccataaccaggattacacagtagtgaagaagacctctagtgagctctgtcaggcccctgtgtctgagggatggggaagacccctgagcccaatcaaggggcctccacctcaccccccgatacatgaggacatcaatgaccagaagatcctagaactcacctacaagatgattgagctgctgactggagaggtgacactgctgggaatgctgggacattatacagtaatgctatgaagggatcggggagatgatggtatcattgtatgtgtcaggttcctataagatgtcaggacgtcaccgtctatttctccatggaggagtgggagtatttacaagatcacaaagatctgtacaaggacgtcatgatggaggttccccagcccctcacatcaccaggtaatagacatgactaaatacacatggcctataattatctgtatgtaaggaatgaattcagtccctgtatgtgtttcctccagttctatccagtaaggggacaacaccagagagatgtccccgtcctcttctcccacaggactgtaaacaagaagatcccaatgttcctcaggatcatcaggtagatggagagaatgtgtcatgaaatctccctatgatgtgtagacggctgtgaaggtcttgtgctcagtcttgttttatccaccagtattatatgttttatacttgtgtaatgagaacggtggagatggcaggattagagctgatcatagatgtgacttctccatctgtctgtgacttataCAATATTTGTtttagggtgaagatctgacccatattaatgctACAGAGacctatgtgaggggtgatgagcagtGTAAAgaagagattcctacagataactgtCCAGGTGAGTAATACCCAGTTAATGCAGAAATCTAATAGATTTTTTACAGTctacggctgtggctgctttatctgtGGTGTACTTTGGCCATAACAGATATAAGCTGTATCCTTTCTCCTAAAGGAACACAAACTCCTCCACCCATAACTGTCGCCATTACTTTGGGTATTGGACGTTTCTCTGTTAGTTTGTGCCTGGTTTTGTCAAGACCCCAAAGGATCCAAGCTACCCTCTGGGATTAGAAGATGCTGACATTTACATGCCCAGATCTCTAAACTGCAAAGACAAATGACCGCTTTTGTACTATGTGCCAACAACTTGGAGAAtcataggaaaaaaaatatataatcctTATGGTGCGCTTTGCTGTTAAGATGAATTACCCTTCCATTTGCAGTGAGAGCCAAGtgggatttattttttatttcaatttttatagaatcatagaatggtagagttagaagggacctcaagggccatcgggaccaACCCCCTGCGAggccaggttttcctaaatcatcccagctatatgtttatccagtttcctctTGAAGGTTTTCATTGATGGAgcgctcaccacctcctgtggtagcctgatccactctgactgccctcactttcAGAAAGTTTttttctaatgtctaatctgaatctccttccttttagtttcatgccattgcttcttttacttccttgtgctaatgggaatagggtagttccctctgcactgtgacttccttacagaaatttgtagaccgctattaagtctcttctcagccttctcttttgcaaactaaacattcctagttcttttagccgttattCATAGGACAtgatttgcagaccttctaccatcttggttgcattTCTCTGAACTTGCTTCagtatatcaatgtctttcttgaattggggagcccagaactgtacacagtattccaggtggggtctgaccagggcagagcatAGGGGAAGAATTACCTcttttgatctagattcaatgtttgtcttgatacatcccagaattttgttcgaCTTTTTAGCTGCCCACATTATCTTGTTAAATATCTCCCAAAATCTAgctagagttaaaaaaaaatacataaattaaataaaaaaatataaaaaatagataATAGAAATTTTCTAAAAAGTTCTAAAGCTGACTTAATTTCTCTTGGCAACTTTGGCTTTGAGCCATACAGATGTACTTGGTTGTCTTCAGTCACATTTCTCAGCATTATGATGGATGGTTTCAACCCCTTCGCGACATATGATGTACCATTACGTTATAATTTGCTGTAGTTTGCCAACTTATGTTGTCATGTCAATTTTCCGTGCACCGGAAGGATGGCCAAAGTATCTTTGCCTGCAATATAGTTAATGGATCTTTTGAGGGATTCATTTGAGCGAAGTCAttcggagatttagatggaaaccctgatgtaagggcTCAGagtaaagcacaggataaatgtgatccaaaatgttatgtaaaatgttcccaataaaaacttcaactcaagcCACAAAAGAAAACAATATATaggcgaatatgtctggctcacaataaaagtgtaggtgcccagaaaaaatagtaGACAATCAATttagtaataattctggcacacagaAAATGAAAATTTATAGAACAACTCTTTGAATGCAAATGTCGTTTATTCATGCAGTAAGTTGATGATAatacatccgacgtttcgaccgtacaaaaatggtctttatcaaggattgaTTTATCTATAGACATAGGAAatatatacaggaaaaaaaaagaaaaaatcaatacAGGGTATAACATCAATTGATGCGATTACCTACATTACATACATCATGAACATAGTCATGTGCTGCACACAATAAACATAAGGATATGTGAAAAGGGTTTATGTGAAATGTACAGAAACCTATCCAATTTGGAACAATGCATGATGATAACAACATGAGTACAGCAagcacccacctatatcaacactGCGATGGTACACGTGCAATGATAGCTGGTCAATACCAGTGAGTATAATGGGATCAAAAACTGTGATCCTAAATATAAATTGCAAAAGAAAAGAAAACCATGTGAAACAGTCATCAAGGAACAATATACATGCATTACATGACGTATCCACAAAATGATTCACAAAAAGCATGTGTACCTCACGTGTCTGTCTGTCGACACTGAAAGGGATGAGAATAACAACCAGACTTGGGTTGACACGTATCAAAGGTTATAGCTAAAT containing:
- the LOC142312147 gene encoding uncharacterized protein LOC142312147; this translates as MWCIMWSWNWPVSHWTRFFAFRSSIEPVPTISDLLAGYLLCERLFLIDPSRMDKDRDKMLEGVLHLTLEILFRLTGEDYTVVKKTSSELCQAPVSEGWGRPLSPIKGPPPHPPIHEDINDQKILELTYKMIELLTGEVPIRCQDVTVYFSMEEWEYLQDHKDLYKDVMMEVPQPLTSPVLSSKGTTPERCPRPLLPQDCKQEDPNVPQDHQGEDLTHINATETYVRGDEQCKEEIPTDNCPEFLDGW